A genome region from Methanotorris formicicus Mc-S-70 includes the following:
- the comE gene encoding sulfopyruvate decarboxylase subunit beta encodes MSSMRRIDIIRILMKHVEDELVISNIGFPSKELYHVKDRDRNFYMLGSMGLASSIGLGLALSTQEKVVVIDGDGSVLMNMGSLSTIGYMKPENLVLVIVDNSAYGSTGNQPTHTTNTDLEKVAKACGIDAVTVETEEELEEVFKKALKENKLKVIIAKAIPYNEKVKDIDIPPVVIKYRFMKSFSKN; translated from the coding sequence ATGAGTTCGATGAGAAGGATTGACATCATTAGAATATTGATGAAGCATGTAGAGGATGAGTTGGTTATAAGCAATATAGGATTTCCAAGCAAGGAGTTGTATCATGTTAAAGATAGGGATAGAAATTTCTACATGCTCGGTTCTATGGGATTGGCTTCATCAATTGGTTTGGGATTGGCTTTATCTACACAAGAGAAGGTTGTTGTAATTGATGGAGATGGTTCAGTTTTGATGAACATGGGTTCTTTATCCACAATTGGCTACATGAAACCAGAAAATTTGGTTCTCGTTATTGTTGATAATAGTGCTTATGGTTCAACTGGAAATCAACCAACGCACACAACAAACACAGATTTGGAAAAGGTTGCTAAGGCATGTGGTATTGATGCAGTAACTGTGGAAACTGAGGAAGAGTTGGAAGAGGTTTTTAAAAAGGCATTAAAGGAGAATAAATTAAAGGTCATCATTGCAAAGGCAATTCCATATAATGAGAAAGTTAAGGACATTGACATCCCGCCCGTGGTTATAAAGTATAGGTTTATGAAGAGTTTTAGTAAAAACTAA
- a CDS encoding methionine adenosyltransferase yields the protein MRNIIVKKLDLQPVEERPVEIVERKGLGHPDSICDGIAESVSRALCNMYKERFGTVLHHNTDQVELVGGHAYPKFGGGNMVSPIYILLSGRATMQIHDKEKNEIIKLPVSTVAVKAAREYLKKILRNADIDKDVVVDCRIGQGSMDLIDVFERQKNKVPLSNDTSFGVGYAPLSTTEKIVLETEKYLNSDELKKELPAVGEDIKVMGLREGKKITLTIAMAVVDKYVKDVEEYRKIIEDVRSRIEKIAKEIAKDYEVEIHINTADDYERESVFLTVIGTSAEMGDDGSVGRGNRVNGLITPFRPMSMEAASGKNPINHVGKIYNILANLIANDIAKLDGVKECYVRILSQIGKPIDQPKALDIEIITEEGYKLEYIEPKAKEIANKWLDNIMEVTEMIIEGKVTTF from the coding sequence ATGAGGAATATCATTGTGAAAAAATTGGATTTACAACCAGTAGAAGAAAGACCTGTAGAGATCGTAGAGAGGAAGGGATTGGGGCATCCAGACAGTATTTGTGATGGTATAGCAGAGAGTGTAAGTAGGGCATTGTGTAATATGTACAAGGAAAGATTTGGGACTGTTTTACACCACAACACAGACCAAGTTGAACTTGTAGGTGGGCATGCCTATCCTAAATTTGGCGGAGGGAATATGGTAAGCCCAATTTACATTTTATTATCTGGAAGGGCAACAATGCAAATCCATGACAAAGAGAAGAATGAGATTATAAAACTTCCAGTAAGTACTGTTGCTGTAAAGGCGGCAAGAGAATATTTGAAAAAGATTTTAAGAAATGCGGATATTGATAAAGATGTTGTTGTAGATTGTAGAATTGGGCAAGGTTCCATGGATTTGATTGATGTTTTTGAGAGGCAGAAGAATAAAGTTCCACTTTCAAACGATACATCATTTGGAGTTGGATATGCACCATTATCAACAACCGAAAAAATTGTCTTGGAAACAGAGAAATATTTAAATAGTGATGAATTAAAGAAAGAACTTCCAGCAGTAGGAGAAGATATAAAGGTTATGGGATTGAGAGAGGGTAAAAAAATAACATTGACCATTGCAATGGCAGTTGTGGATAAATATGTGAAGGATGTTGAAGAGTATAGAAAAATTATTGAGGACGTTAGAAGTAGGATTGAGAAAATTGCAAAAGAAATTGCAAAGGATTATGAAGTTGAGATTCACATCAACACCGCTGATGATTATGAAAGAGAGAGTGTATTTTTAACAGTTATTGGAACATCAGCAGAGATGGGTGATGACGGTTCAGTAGGGAGAGGAAATAGGGTTAATGGTTTAATAACACCATTTAGACCTATGAGTATGGAAGCGGCAAGTGGTAAAAACCCAATAAACCACGTAGGGAAGATTTACAACATATTGGCTAACTTGATAGCAAATGACATTGCAAAATTAGATGGTGTTAAGGAGTGCTATGTAAGAATATTGAGCCAGATTGGTAAGCCAATTGACCAACCAAAGGCATTGGATATTGAGATTATTACTGAAGAAGGATACAAATTAGAGTATATCGAACCTAAAGCAAAAGAGATAGCAAACAAATGGCTTGACAACATCATGGAAGTTACAGAAATGATTATAGAAGGAAAGGTGACTACATTCTAA
- a CDS encoding transcriptional regulator, with amino-acid sequence MSIFNSVVRVRILAVLYGLEYCDFNYLKERLGLTDGNLEHHLKKLEEVGFIEQKKSIINGRVKTLIKITNKGRGAFKNYIYEILQLSKEKENYDC; translated from the coding sequence ATGAGTATATTCAACTCTGTAGTTAGGGTTAGGATTTTGGCGGTATTGTATGGTTTGGAGTACTGTGATTTTAATTATCTGAAGGAGCGGTTGGGGTTGACAGATGGGAACTTGGAACATCATCTGAAAAAGTTGGAAGAAGTTGGATTTATAGAGCAAAAAAAATCAATAATAAATGGGAGGGTGAAAACGCTGATTAAGATAACCAACAAAGGCAGGGGAGCATTTAAAAATTATATCTATGAAATTTTACAACTATCAAAAGAAAAAGAAAATTATGACTGCTAA
- a CDS encoding pyridoxal phosphate-dependent aminotransferase, which translates to MLSERVMDFESFEVMDILAKCEDMERRGEDVIHLEIGEPDFDTPKPIVDACLDALKDGKTHYTDSLGIYELREKLSEKYKREYGVDVSPNNIIITGGSSLGLFFAISSIIDRGDEVLIQNPSYPCYKNIIKFCGGIPVYCNFEEIENYISKRTKAVIVNSPSNPLGEVVSKEIFKEIYENVPYVISDEIYSGLVYEGKHVSAIELDENLEKTIIVNGFSKLYAMTGWRIGYVISNREIINAVLKLQQNLFIAPTTFAQYGALKVFDDNVKKARDYMIKEFDRRRRLVLKYIKSFGWRVNNPVAAYYFPDVGMDGREFSTKLLEEKKVATVPGIGFGSVGKNHIRISYANSYEKIKEGMERIKEFIEF; encoded by the coding sequence ATGCTTTCAGAAAGAGTTATGGATTTTGAATCTTTTGAAGTTATGGATATCTTAGCAAAATGTGAGGACATGGAGAGAAGAGGGGAAGATGTTATTCATTTAGAAATTGGGGAGCCGGATTTTGATACACCAAAGCCAATAGTTGATGCATGTTTAGATGCTTTAAAAGATGGCAAAACTCACTATACAGATAGTTTAGGAATTTATGAGTTGAGAGAAAAACTCTCTGAAAAATATAAAAGAGAATATGGTGTAGATGTTTCTCCAAACAATATTATAATAACTGGAGGTTCAAGTTTAGGTTTGTTTTTTGCAATCTCATCAATAATAGATAGAGGGGATGAGGTTTTAATACAGAATCCCTCCTATCCATGTTATAAAAATATTATTAAGTTCTGCGGGGGAATTCCAGTTTATTGCAATTTTGAGGAAATTGAGAATTATATAAGTAAGAGAACAAAAGCAGTTATAGTAAATTCCCCATCAAATCCACTGGGAGAGGTTGTTTCAAAGGAAATTTTTAAAGAAATTTATGAAAACGTCCCATATGTGATATCTGATGAAATTTATTCAGGACTTGTTTATGAAGGAAAACACGTATCTGCAATAGAACTTGATGAAAACTTAGAAAAAACCATTATAGTCAATGGATTCTCAAAACTCTACGCTATGACTGGGTGGAGGATAGGTTATGTTATATCAAATAGGGAAATTATAAACGCCGTTCTAAAACTACAACAGAATTTATTCATTGCACCAACAACTTTTGCCCAATATGGGGCGTTAAAAGTTTTTGATGATAATGTTAAAAAAGCAAGGGATTATATGATTAAAGAATTTGATAGGAGAAGACGATTGGTTTTGAAGTATATCAAATCCTTCGGTTGGAGGGTGAACAATCCTGTTGCTGCCTATTATTTCCCTGATGTAGGTATGGATGGAAGGGAATTTTCAACCAAACTACTCGAGGAAAAAAAGGTTGCCACTGTTCCAGGCATAGGCTTTGGAAGTGTTGGAAAAAATCATATAAGAATCTCTTATGCAAACTCATATGAGAAAATAAAAGAAGGGATGGAAAGAATAAAAGAATTTATCGAATTTTAG
- the truA gene encoding tRNA pseudouridine(38-40) synthase TruA — MYILKIAYDGRYSSQSQPHRNTVVDVLMYALKECGYLKEEKIIFSGGRTDKGVSALGNFVVVELNKKPILSFIYSKLRGKGIWVLGYREIDEIPNVEYRHYRYILPNENYNIELIREASKKLIGTHSFHNLSKKDRSKERSSIRTIYNIKIDANEYFITIDVIGESFLWNMVRKIVTALSYVGSKKKPVDWIDKLLDVNYREGVPPAPAEGLILIEAKVDVEYIYDDYVLRKFREEWEEEYKKSIMKMGICKSMLNFFK, encoded by the coding sequence ATGTATATTCTAAAAATCGCTTATGATGGAAGGTATTCCTCCCAATCTCAACCACACAGAAACACTGTTGTTGATGTTTTAATGTATGCCTTAAAAGAATGTGGTTATTTAAAGGAAGAGAAGATTATATTCAGTGGGGGAAGGACAGATAAGGGTGTCTCTGCCTTAGGAAATTTTGTTGTTGTTGAATTAAATAAAAAGCCAATTCTGTCATTCATATATTCAAAATTGAGAGGGAAAGGTATTTGGGTTTTGGGATATAGGGAGATAGATGAAATTCCAAATGTAGAGTATAGGCATTATAGGTATATTTTGCCAAATGAAAATTACAACATTGAATTAATTAGAGAGGCATCCAAAAAATTAATAGGAACACATTCCTTCCACAATTTATCAAAAAAAGATAGGAGCAAAGAAAGAAGTTCAATAAGAACAATTTACAACATTAAAATAGATGCAAATGAATATTTCATAACTATTGATGTTATTGGAGAGAGTTTTTTATGGAATATGGTTAGGAAAATAGTAACTGCTTTATCCTATGTGGGAAGTAAAAAAAAGCCAGTTGATTGGATTGATAAACTTTTAGACGTAAACTATAGAGAGGGGGTTCCTCCAGCACCAGCAGAGGGATTAATTTTAATTGAGGCAAAGGTTGATGTTGAATATATATATGATGATTATGTTTTGAGGAAATTTAGAGAAGAGTGGGAAGAAGAATATAAAAAGAGTATAATGAAAATGGGCATTTGTAAGAGTATGTTAAATTTTTTCAAATAA